A genomic segment from Leptolyngbya boryana PCC 6306 encodes:
- a CDS encoding sensor histidine kinase, which translates to MQAKVSRSRPTESQEVVGRVMDVVNTTREEALRIETDRLTSLSTHPVETVPHSSPLVSSLASVGRKITTALAHATQSETVLVEIAALLGEAYGVQACIISNQGEPYSKSLTAWFAKTHLSANQQGEILANYGMIQAATLERSSLFVSDLNLSEINSISKALPIRGVLSLPTQFQGHINGVISLLTAQAHRWSDLEIETLTQVVDHIAIALTQLTLQRKVAKQSQSQALLREVSIAIQNSVDVPQIQVMVLEGLARTLEIDRAFVLRTKFWDPRHSLRAKSDRVPKARVMIDSEWNRDPIEVDESETPLSQSFWITDCAVCQSAFLSPAKFFAFSNSGKFPSNLETAPIFDAEKMPALLLVPLESKNRLLGFIALQQKEPRAWQPEEVELVELVSAQISTAIIQTETLRQVESLVEERTAQLQQSLELQAKLYEITRKQIEKLREMNQRMDEFLSTLSHELRTPLTSMMLAIRMLQQANLSPDRRQQYLNILEQQCAQETNLINDLLALQELETKQVAFQLQQVDVKELMADLSNSFNQRWSSKGLTLELELPKRLPLLNTDLTSFNRILLELLTNAGKYADPNSMVYLQVVPQPGQQMKFSISNIGSAISEEELPHIFDKFRRCQGMTQNAVPGTGLGLALVKSLVQHLNGTIEATSTEMEGTQSYETCFTITLPQNLEIVEV; encoded by the coding sequence ATGCAAGCAAAAGTTTCGCGATCGAGACCGACAGAATCTCAGGAAGTTGTGGGGCGAGTCATGGATGTTGTCAACACTACAAGAGAAGAAGCCCTTCGGATCGAAACTGATCGACTAACTTCTTTGTCTACCCATCCGGTTGAAACTGTGCCGCATTCCAGCCCTCTCGTTTCTAGTTTGGCAAGTGTCGGACGCAAGATTACTACAGCTCTCGCTCACGCCACTCAGAGCGAAACAGTTCTTGTGGAAATTGCAGCGTTGCTAGGAGAAGCTTATGGGGTTCAAGCTTGTATCATTTCAAATCAGGGTGAACCTTATTCCAAGTCATTGACTGCTTGGTTTGCCAAGACGCACCTTAGCGCCAACCAACAGGGCGAAATTCTGGCAAACTATGGCATGATTCAGGCTGCGACGCTGGAACGTTCCAGCTTATTTGTCTCCGATTTGAACCTTAGCGAAATTAACAGCATATCGAAAGCGCTGCCAATTCGAGGCGTACTCAGCTTACCAACTCAATTTCAGGGACACATCAACGGTGTGATCAGCTTGCTGACAGCACAGGCGCATCGCTGGTCAGACTTGGAAATCGAAACGTTGACTCAAGTTGTTGATCACATTGCGATTGCACTCACCCAACTCACCCTTCAGCGCAAAGTCGCAAAACAGTCGCAATCGCAAGCGCTATTGCGAGAAGTCTCGATCGCGATTCAGAACTCAGTCGATGTGCCTCAAATCCAAGTCATGGTACTAGAGGGACTAGCTCGTACCCTTGAAATCGATCGAGCCTTTGTCCTGCGCACCAAGTTTTGGGATCCACGGCATAGCTTGCGGGCAAAGAGCGATCGAGTTCCGAAAGCGCGCGTGATGATTGACAGCGAGTGGAACCGTGACCCAATTGAGGTCGATGAGTCAGAAACGCCGCTCAGCCAGTCTTTCTGGATTACAGACTGCGCGGTTTGCCAGAGTGCATTTCTGAGTCCAGCTAAATTCTTTGCCTTCAGCAATTCAGGTAAGTTTCCCAGTAACCTAGAAACTGCGCCAATTTTTGATGCTGAGAAAATGCCTGCACTGTTACTAGTTCCTTTAGAAAGCAAGAATCGCCTGTTAGGATTTATCGCTCTTCAACAAAAAGAACCCCGCGCCTGGCAACCCGAAGAAGTCGAACTCGTCGAACTTGTCAGCGCTCAAATCAGCACTGCAATTATTCAAACCGAAACGCTGCGACAAGTTGAATCTCTTGTTGAGGAAAGAACAGCGCAACTTCAGCAAAGTCTAGAACTGCAAGCCAAACTCTACGAGATCACCCGCAAACAAATCGAGAAACTGCGGGAAATGAATCAGCGAATGGATGAGTTTCTCAGCACACTTAGCCATGAACTGCGCACGCCGCTCACAAGCATGATGTTAGCCATTCGGATGTTGCAGCAAGCAAATCTTTCTCCTGATCGCCGTCAGCAATATCTCAACATCTTGGAGCAGCAATGTGCTCAAGAAACGAATCTGATTAACGATCTACTTGCCCTTCAAGAGTTAGAAACGAAACAAGTTGCGTTCCAGCTTCAACAAGTGGATGTGAAGGAATTGATGGCTGACTTATCGAATTCCTTTAACCAGCGGTGGTCATCGAAGGGCTTAACGCTCGAACTTGAACTTCCAAAACGCTTGCCCCTTCTCAATACTGATTTAACTAGCTTCAATCGAATCTTGCTAGAACTGCTAACTAATGCGGGTAAATATGCTGATCCGAATAGCATGGTTTACTTACAGGTGGTGCCTCAGCCTGGACAGCAAATGAAATTCTCAATCTCAAACATTGGATCAGCGATTTCCGAGGAAGAATTACCCCATATCTTTGATAAGTTCCGGCGTTGCCAAGGAATGACGCAAAATGCAGTTCCTGGAACTGGACTCGGTTTGGCACTGGTTAAAAGTTTAGTTCAGCATCTCAATGGCACGATCGAGGCAACGAGTACGGAGATGGAAGGAACTCAGTCTTACGAGACTTGCTTTACGATAACCTTACCGCAGAACTTGGAAATCGTAGAGGTTTGA
- a CDS encoding ABC1 kinase family protein yields MLQTTAPKPLRWQRQLSSPLARQVDISVSAAKLTFYLWWDRQIARQSAHHRNRRAQWLVGTLLDLGPTFIKIGQSLSTRADLLPLEYVKALGQLQDRVPEFDSSQAIAIIESELGYPLHVLYREFDSTPIAAASLGQVHRARLHTGEEVVVKVQRPGLEQLFAMDFQIVGRLVRWIDRIVPTARHYDILAIHEEFSEILNREIDYVQEAMNADRFRHNFADHDLIVVPKIYPKYTTKRVLTMEYVPGIKVNDRQGLLAIGIDPREINHLGICSYLKQLLQDGFFQADPHPGNMAVSHDGKLIFYDFGMMAEVQPINRNQMVQTFFAVLKKDTDQVVQTLVDMGLVEPMADMTPVKRIVGVLVERFADKPVEIQAFKSVRNELYAVFEQQPFRLPARMTFIIKALTTLDGVARDLDPNYNLLAAAKPFVKSLATIPAKQGGLGELARQAKGYLAYRMTKPNPTQTAIERLEARLEQGELQIQVRSIEQERALKKLNLSLRALLYACISGFAALTGAILLVGKVSGSMFAFAIAAIAGLFLVKALIGLKMRDRIDRMIDN; encoded by the coding sequence ATGTTACAAACTACAGCCCCTAAACCTCTACGCTGGCAACGGCAACTCTCTTCTCCACTGGCTCGGCAGGTGGATATTTCTGTGTCGGCTGCCAAATTGACGTTTTATTTGTGGTGGGATCGTCAGATCGCAAGGCAGTCTGCTCATCACCGAAATCGCCGTGCTCAGTGGTTAGTCGGAACGCTGTTAGATTTAGGACCAACATTTATCAAAATTGGGCAATCGCTCTCGACTCGAGCTGATTTGCTGCCTTTGGAGTATGTCAAAGCATTGGGACAACTTCAAGATCGAGTCCCAGAATTTGATTCGAGCCAAGCGATCGCCATTATTGAATCTGAACTAGGCTATCCGCTGCATGTCTTGTATCGAGAATTTGATTCGACTCCGATCGCAGCTGCTAGCTTAGGACAGGTGCATCGTGCTCGGCTGCATACGGGCGAGGAAGTTGTGGTGAAAGTACAACGTCCGGGGTTAGAGCAACTCTTTGCGATGGATTTTCAGATTGTAGGTCGGCTCGTGCGTTGGATTGATCGCATTGTTCCAACCGCAAGACACTACGATATTTTGGCGATTCATGAGGAATTTTCTGAGATTTTGAATCGTGAGATTGATTATGTGCAAGAAGCGATGAATGCCGATCGCTTTCGACATAATTTTGCTGATCACGATCTCATTGTCGTTCCGAAAATTTATCCTAAGTACACGACGAAGCGTGTGCTGACGATGGAATATGTGCCAGGAATCAAGGTCAACGATCGGCAAGGGTTACTTGCGATCGGGATTGATCCTCGTGAGATTAATCATTTAGGAATTTGTTCGTATCTCAAGCAACTGCTCCAAGATGGCTTTTTTCAAGCTGATCCCCATCCTGGAAATATGGCAGTGAGCCACGATGGAAAGCTAATCTTTTACGATTTTGGCATGATGGCAGAAGTGCAGCCGATCAACCGCAATCAGATGGTTCAGACTTTCTTTGCAGTATTGAAGAAAGATACCGATCAAGTCGTGCAAACGCTGGTGGATATGGGTTTGGTTGAGCCGATGGCAGACATGACCCCCGTGAAGCGAATTGTGGGCGTGTTGGTTGAACGATTTGCGGATAAGCCTGTTGAGATTCAAGCCTTTAAGAGCGTTAGAAATGAACTCTATGCTGTGTTTGAGCAGCAACCGTTCCGATTGCCTGCGCGGATGACTTTTATTATTAAAGCCTTGACGACGTTGGACGGAGTTGCGCGCGATCTTGACCCGAACTATAACTTGTTAGCGGCAGCGAAACCATTTGTGAAGAGTTTGGCGACAATTCCTGCGAAGCAAGGTGGGCTGGGAGAATTGGCGCGGCAGGCGAAGGGATATTTGGCGTATCGCATGACGAAGCCGAATCCCACTCAGACTGCGATCGAGCGATTAGAAGCCCGCTTAGAGCAAGGAGAATTACAAATTCAGGTGCGCTCGATCGAGCAAGAACGCGCCTTGAAAAAGCTCAATCTTTCGCTGAGAGCGTTGCTTTACGCCTGTATTTCAGGATTCGCAGCACTAACTGGAGCGATTTTGCTCGTCGGGAAAGTGAGCGGTTCAATGTTTGCTTTTGCGATCGCAGCAATTGCAGGCTTATTTTTAGTCAAAGCATTGATTGGGTTGAAAATGCGTGACCGTATCGATCGCATGATTGATAATTAA